The nucleotide sequence TAGACATGAATCAATACTTTGGGACATAATTTGAACTTCTAAAGGTATACAAAAAAATGTACCAAGCTGTCGATTTGGGGTTTGCTTCTGGAAAGAGGACACGATTGCTCTGCCACAAGTGCGGTCGTCTTATCAATAATGTTTACAAGAACGAGGAACGCCTATTATCAAGATTGAATGCACTATAGTCCTTCATCCTATTACTCCGGTGTTTCTTTTGCTCTATGACAGCAATCTAAAGTTCAGAATTGTTGTGATGTATACACCTTGAAAAGCACGGTTGCGCTACTTGGTATTGGATTATGTGAATCGAGTAAATACGACCTATGAAATTTCTGTCATCTTGTTTCTCATATTTGatagtgattttttttcttttctccacTAGTATAATTGTGCATAATTTTAGCAGGAGTGCCAGATTCTGATTATATTTATTTTACAAAATTAGAAGGTCTTTTTGTTGTGCAATTCAGCACTTGTGCATGTATGTTGCCTTCACTTTTTTACTGAGTCGTCTCCTTGTATCAAGTGTCATAATCGGTGTTCTTCAGATTGTTCATGTGGGAGGGTCTCCAAACCCGTAGGTATCAAAGGAAGAATGTATTGAAAATATTGTAATGTGTCTATGGAATTTTCTCTACCGAAATGAGAATGGTTGTCTTCAATTATTCTGCAAGGAACAAACTTCTTTTTTATCGGTGTATTTCAAACCCAGAAAAGAAGAGAAGACACTAATTCACTGTGAATATCGATCCAACTTTATATAGTTGCTGCATTGCTGTAGCATGTCCTCCAATGACAGATTCTCATTCCTTCATCCGAACTGTTTTGGAGATCTGAATATTATATACAAGAAACTTGCTCCAATGCAATGCATCACTGTTATTCTCTTTTTTTCGACAATATGCATAAGCATGCGTATCATATATCCATAGAAAAGATGGTGAAGAAACCCATCCACAGTTATACATTAGAACTTAGGAGCTTAATGACCATTGAGAAAAAGTGTAACGCTGGCTATGCATCTTCAGTCATGGACTGCTCTTTGATATTCTACTTGCATTCTGAGCCACACTACACAGTAGACAGTACCATTAGAAAATTTCTCCAATCATAGAACTTATATTATGCATCAGTAAATTATAATATTATATAATTTAAAGTTAATTGTACACTTCATTTTTCCCTACCCCCTCCGCTACAAAATAAGTGTCGTCATTTTAGTTCAAAATTTAATTGACATGCTTGACTGTTCTAGCATCAGCTTACCAAAAAACATCCAGGTCCCACAGGAGCACTGTTGTGAACTGCCAAGAGTGAGCCGTGTTTAAGTGTGTGCGCGCGGGGTCGATTGGAGAATAGGTACATACAAATTGGTGTTGGTATTACTGTGGCAGCAGTTACCCATGGGCGACCACTAAAATTCTCTTGAGAAATACTAGCAATGTGCCTTATGATAAACACTTAATTAAGAAAAACTGTACCAGTTGGAGACATCCTTGTAACTTGTATTAGAACTGTGTTTGTAGTTTTGAGATTATGCAGCACAGAGGCAGGGTTGAGACACTTTCAGCACCGATGCTATCATCAGGAAAGCACTGTTTATGTGTACTACACAGAACTGAACTGAACGAGCGTATTACATCTGTTCATTCAGGTTCAGAGGCACCCAACCGGAATAGCACTACCATTTACAAGGTACAAAATCGAAGCAATTAAGAACACAGTAGCTAAAACTTGCAGGTCATTTCACATGCTTGGGGTAGGATACATATCCTCTTTATACTCCTGAATGTGACCAATATTCAGGATACTCTATCCAAGCAATGTCCAAGAACCAGGAAATGGCATGAGATTCTGACCAATCGTGGCCAGCGCTTGCTCGATGTTCTGGTGCGTTATTTAGGAATTGTGGGTGATGCAACCAATAATATTGCAGGCACGGTAATTCCTGAACCTGTAAGATCTGAAGACAGGGCACCAAGTAACTTGTACTACTATCAGTATGTTTATAATATAATTAGAGCATGGTTCACAGACTTGCGGGATAGCAATATAATTAGGCATAGTATGAATGGTTTTCAACAGAATATGTGCACTGAACAACAAACATAACGGCACTGTCATGCAACTGGTGAACTGAAAACGAGCAGGCTAGCAGACAAGCAATTTTCAGGTACCATTTCAACTGCTCGTTCGTTCGGGTTCAGAGGCAGCTAGCCGGATTACTCATTACAAAATTGACAGTGGAATGATAATTCAAGCTCAGAATCAGagcaaaatatgacatgctaactAAAACAGGGGAGAAATTTGAGAAGTTGGAAACAGTCATTCAAACGCAGATGTATGAGAACAGCAAGCCAACATTTTCATTTCCACTGAAAATGTGCTGATGGCAACAAGACGGTACCATCAGATTAGGCATAACGCATCCACCATGACAAGAACAACACAGACACATTCGTAAACCCTAATAGCACACACACTTCCACGGACGAACTCAACCTAACAAGGACAGACGGCATATTGATTGCAGATTGCGGCCTAGGCCCTCTCGCCACGGATGCGGCGGGCGAGCtggatgtccttgggcatgatgGTGACGCGCTTGGCGTGGATGGCGCACAGGTTGGTGTCCTCGAACAGCCCGACGAGGTAGGACTCGGCGGCCTCCTGCAGGGCGGAGACGGCGGAGGACTGGAAGCGGAGGTCGGTCTTGAAGTCCTGGGCGATCTCGCGGACGAGGCGCTGGAAGGGGAGCTTGCGGATGAGCAGCTCGGTGCTCTTCTGGTACTTGCGGATCTCGCGGAGCGCGACGGTGCCGGGGCGGAAGCGGTGGGGCTTCTTGACGCCGCCGGTGGCCGGGGCGGACTTGCGGGCGGCCTTGGTGGCCAGCTGCTTCCTCGGCGCCTTGCCGCCGGTGGACTTCCTCGCCGTCTGCTTGGTGCGGGCCATGTCGTCGGAGATGCGCCGGGGAGGTTGAGGAGATTTGGGGGATTGGGAGGAATGGGGGTGATGAGGAAGAAGGGGACGGGGCGGCGTTAAATAGAAGGCGAGCGCCGAGCAGGTGCGTGAGTTTTGCTTTTTCGGGAGGGAGGATGAGCGTGGAGCGTTGGATGTGTGGTGCCTGGACGGTCGAGATCTGGTATCGAGGTAGTGATCCGTGGGATGGTAGTTCGCGTGCTGTGATTGGTTCGCTATGAGTGAGGCGGATCGTGGAGGTATGCGTTCCTGCTCTCTCTATTTTTTAGTCACGTATATATGCGTTTCGCTGGTGCTACTGATTTGCATGTGCTGTTCGGCTCTTGGCCCGAGATGGAAGGAAGTGGCGTGAGAGGAAAGGCGTGATCAGGTTTGCCTTCGACATGCCAGGCAAAAATCTcaaacttttttgaattttttgacaaaaaaattgtttttttcatgaaaaatgttTTGAGTGCACACAAAATTTCATATTGGAATGGCACTGGTGGAAGTCGtggtaaaaaaacaaaatcgatactCTAAAGTGATATTTTTGAAAGTATTTTGGAGTGCTGGTTTTTAAAACAATCAACTTCCGCGAATGTCATTTCATGATGGAACTTTGCAAAAGCCGAAGACATTTGTCAAAGTTTgtcataaaaaatcaaaaaaaaatagtttcttttttttagattttactgatCACACCACAAGCTCGCGGGGAGATGACTTTCAATTCTACCCTTATATAATATAGAAGAACTAACTAGGGTGTTTTTATTTTCTGACTACTCTTGAACATGTTATTCTTCCGGGGATAAAAGAAATTTTATTccattgtcgggtggttggtgcaacatatgccaaaagatggctaatcatagtgggagctagtaaaacgtcgccggtgcctggaaacgggataatgTGTAAACATGCACGCCGAtgcatcttacccaggttcagggctctcctaggagataacacccctaatcctgctttgcggggtctccgcatgatcactagatcaacaagtagctacaagcttgctccttgagctgttcggctagaggaggaagaagggcaaggctagctctatccctttctctatatgtgtgtgtaatctccaagagctcaaccctttgcatgggtgccgtgggggtttatataggcctaccctccaagggtacaatggtaatccggtcaGGTGTAGGCCtgagccgtcagtgtctatggtcgccgacttctccgtcggctgctgggtcccgccggctgtcgggctctcggccgacaggtagggcccgccgcttgTGGGTCCTGTCGGCTGCTCGTCACTGTAGCCCTgcccctgatgatgagggcttggtcaaggagggcgtggctacagcaccgctgcctggcgggcgttcactgtagccacaccccgtcttatctggttaatggcgcacaaacttctAGGATGGGGGAGGGCCAActgctgggagtcggcctccccccaCACCGACTGGTCTAGGCCTGCCGTCTTCGGGCATCTCACAGACATGTAGGTCCCGCCGCCTGTgagccgtaccgacagcccgtcgtgggagcatggctccctctgccatggatgatgtcatgAGCAGCATGGAAACAGTGTCGTGTCGGGCTAGGGATGGTCGCCCGGTACGCTGCACGGTGGCCATGTCCGTCCCGagattcgagggtggcaggctgcactgtcccgtctcatcgccgttatgtaggtgcaaactttgagggtgcgggggtgggccgcctgctaggagtcggccgctCTGGTgcccgcctgctaggagtcggcccactctagtgaccgcctgctaggagtcgtCCCATGCCGGGGCCGCTCTTTGGGCCTTACTGCCTTCTTGCAGCCGATCGCTTGGATCAGCAAGCCATAAGAAGGCGGACCTTTTGTCTTTGATGTTTGAGGggagcagccggccccgatgtcttgaaatgtcatgGGGAGCtaatgaggctacccgtggtcatttactccgacagtagtccccgaagctgatgggGCATCACGGTTGAAAAGGCGAGAGGCCTCAGCAACTTCCTATTCCGAGGAGCCAACAACTAGGAGTTGGCCGCGACCA is from Triticum aestivum cultivar Chinese Spring chromosome 1B, IWGSC CS RefSeq v2.1, whole genome shotgun sequence and encodes:
- the LOC123142494 gene encoding histone H3.2-like → MARTKQTARKSTGGKAPRKQLATKAARKSAPATGGVKKPHRFRPGTVALREIRKYQKSTELLIRKLPFQRLVREIAQDFKTDLRFQSSAVSALQEAAESYLVGLFEDTNLCAIHAKRVTIMPKDIQLARRIRGERA